The nucleotide window TCCGCTTTTAAAGGATGTTTCAGACAATGATCCTGCAGGTATTAAAGAGGTTAAAATTACCCTTAAAGACAATGCCTATTTATTAGGTTTAAACCTGCAATCTATAATGACTCAAGTTCGTTATGGTTTTTTCGGTTTTCAAGCACAGCGTTTTCAAAGAGGACAAGATGAAATTAAAGTTTGGGTTCGTTATGACAAACAAGATAGATCTTCTATAAAAGATTTAGACGATATGCGAATTATAACTCCTACAGAAACTCGAGTTCCATTTTCGGAAATTGCCAATTATCAAATTGAAAGGGGAGATATTGCAATCAATCATTTGGAAGGTAAACGTGAAATTCAAATAACTGCAGATTTAAAGAGCTTAGAAACAAGTGCTACAGAAATCTTAGATGATATAAAGGCTAGAGTTATGCCAGAAATCTTATCTAAATATCAAACTGTATCACCTTTGTTTGAAGGGCAAAATAGAGAAGCTAAAAAAACTACAGATTCTGTAAATGTTGTTGGGCCAATAATCTTACTATTAATTTATATTGTAATTGCGTTTACATTTCGTTCTTACAGTCAGCCAATTTTACTAATAATTATGATTCCTTTTAGTATGATAGGCGTTGTTTGGGGGCACTATTTTCATAGTTTTCCAATCGGAATTTTATCTTGGTTAGGTATTATTGCCTTAATAGGAATTATGGTAAATGATGGTTTAGTACTTATAGGTAAATTCAACAGTTACCTTAAAGAAGGTATGAAATACGATGATGCTTTAATAGCAGCAGGTCAATCTAGATTTAGAGCTATTTTCTTAACTTCTTTAACTACAATTGCAGGTTTAGCTCCACTTTTATTAGAAAAAAGTAGACAGGCACAATTCTTAATTCCAATGGCTATTTCCATAGCATATGGTATTGCAATTGCTACACTTTTAACTTTAGTAATGTTGCCACTTTTATTATCGGTTTCAAACTCAATAAAAGTAAATATTAGATGGTTAAAAACAAATGAAAGAGTAGCAAAAGAAGAAGTAGAAAGAGCCATTATAGAGTCTAAAATAGATGAAGAAGATGACGCAGATGATAGTTTAAATCCTAAAAATGTAGTTTATGAAATTGAATAGATACAGCATAATTGTAGGTTTATTGCTATTGAGTTTAAACGGATTTGCTCAAGAAATTTTAACCAAAGAAAGAGCATTAGAAATTACATTAGAGAATAATTTCGGAATTAAAATTGCTAAGAACAATTTAGAAATTGCAGAGAATAATACTAGTATTTATAATTCTGGTAAATTACCAACTGCAACTTTAAATTCAGGAGCAAATTATAGCAGAAATAACCAGAGTTTAACTTTTACAGATAGAGATACAGGTAATGATTCAGAAATTTCTGGTAATGGAGTTGTAGCAAAAACGTACAACGCTTCTTTAGGTGTAAACTATACCATTTTTGATGGTTTTGGTCGTAAATATAATGTGGAACAATTAAAGCAAACCTATAATTTAACTGAGTTACAAGCTAGAGAAACTATAGAAAATACTTATTTACAATTATTTACTACCTATTTTCAAATAGCGCGTTTATCAGAAAATACAGATAATTTGGCAGAGGCACTTACCATTTCTAAACAACGTTTGCAGCGTGCACAATATCAATATGACTATGGTCAATCTACTAAATTAGAATTTTTAAATGCACAAGTAGATGTAAATAATGATAGTATTTCACTAATTGCAGCAAAACAACAATTAAACAATGCAAAGCGTGGTTTAAATGTAATTTTAGGTAAGGAAACTGCTACTAATTTTAGTGTAGAAACAAATGTTGAGTATAATAATATGCTAAGTTTCGAAGATTTAAAAATCAAAACAATGCAAAATAATTCATTGTTAAAGCAGAATGAACAAAACATTGCAATTAGCGAGTTTAATGTTAAAATCAATAAAGCAACATACTTACCATCTCTAAATTTTAATGCCTCTTATGGGTATAATAGAACTAGAAACGAAAATTTAATCAATCCTTTTGGTGCAAAATTAATTACTTCAGATGGTTTAAATGCAGGGCTAAATTTAACTTGGAATATTTTTGATGGAGGCTCAACCAAAACTAGAGTAGCCAATGCAAAAATTGCTTTAGATAATCAGCAAATATTGTTAGAGCAACAAAAGCTAAACATAGAGAATAACTTAAAAAATACTTGGGAGAATTATAAAAACCAACTGTTTATTTTAAGTGCTCAAGAGCAAAATGTACAGAGTAATCAAAATAATTTCGATAGAACTCAAGAGCGTTTTAAGCTAGGGCAAATATCTTCTGTAGAGTTTAGGCAAGCTCAAATTAATTTAATTAATGCTAAAACAGCTCTGAATAATGCCAAGTTTGATGCAAAGTTGATTGAGTTGCAATTACTACAATTAAGTGGAGATATTTTAAACGTGAAATTGTAAAAACCTGATATTTATCATTTCTGATAAACTACTCATTCTCTAATTTTATATCAAAATTAGAACCTTATGAATATGCTTAACTTTCCATTAGTTTCTTGGGTAAATGGAACCATTATGATTGGAGTTTTTGTAGCTGTAGTTGTTGGCTTAGTGCTTGCAGTTTATCTTTTAATGAAAACCGATCAAAAAGTAAAATAGCATTAAAATTTCATCAGAATTGATGCCTTAATAGTTTTTCTATGTGTTTTTGAATCGTTAAATTTATACATAGAAATATAAATACATGTCTGAGTTTAACACAAAGCTAATTTCCAACTTTGGTTATTTGTTCGAAGATGCACTTCTAAAAGAAATAGAAGAAGTAGGCATCTATAAAACTGTGCCCAAAAATGAAATAATTATAGATATAGAAGATAATATAAAAGCAATGCCATTATTATTAAATGGAGCTATAAAAATCTTAAGAGAAGATGAAAAAGGAGATGAGCTAGTTTTATATTATTTAGAAAAAGGAGATACTTGTGCAATAACTTTATCTTGTTGCTTAGGTAAAACAAAGAGTAAAATTAGAGCGGTTTCAGAAACCGACATTGAGCTTATTATGATTCCTAAAGAAAAAATGGCAGAATGGTTAAGCAACTATAATTCTTGGCAATCGTTTATTTTACATAGTTATCATTCTAGAGTAGATGAACTTTTAGAAGCAATAGATACTATTGCATTTTTAAAGATGGATGAACGATTGTTTAAATATCTAAAAGATAAAGCTATGGTTACTAGTGATGATAGAATTTATACAACACACAAAGAAATTTCTGAAGATTTACATACCTCTAGAGTTGTAATTTCCAGATTGTTAAAAAAATTAGAGAATGAGGGTAAAATTCAACTTTTCAGAAACAGTATTAAAATGTTAGAATTGTAACATAGGTTACCAATAACAGATATTTAAAATTTTACTTTTGATATAAAAAGAAAAACATGAGCAGTTTTACAGATATCATAAATCAAGATAAACCAGTTTTAGTCGATTTTTTTGCAGAATGGTGTGGTCCTTGTAAAATGATGAGCCCTATTTTAAAAGAAGTAAAGTCAGATTTAAAAGATAAAATTTCAATTATTAAAATAGATGTTGATAAAAACCAAAGTTTGGCTGCAAAATTTCAGGTGAGAGGAGTACCAACATTTATGCTTTTTAAAGACGGAAAGCAAGTTTGGAGACAATCTGCAATGTTGCAAAAACACGATTTAATTGCAGTAATTAAACAATATAGTTAATAAATTAAAACACCTTATTTAGGTGTTTTTTTATACCTTAATAAATGATATTTAACGAAGATTTTTGGGATAATAAATACAAAACCAATAAAACTGGTTGGGATTTAGGCCAGGTTTCACCACCATTAAAAACCTATTTTGATCAACTAACCAATAAAGAGTTAAAAATTCTAATTCCTGGAGGAGGTAATTCTTATGAAGCAGAATATTTATTAAACACTAGCTTTACTAATGTTTATGTGGTAGATATTTCTAAACTAGCTTTAGAGAACTTAAAGAAAAGAGTACCAAATTTTCCGTCATCTAATTTAATTCATCAAAACTTTTTTGACTTAGAATTAAAGTTCGATTTAATTATTGAACAAACCTTTTTCTGTGCCTTAGACCCTAACTTAAGAAAAAACTATGTTCATAAAATGCATAGTTTGTTAAATGAAAATGGCAAATTAGTGGGTTTACTTTTTGATGCCAAATTAAATGAAGATCATCCACCTTTTGGAGGTGATAAAAAAGAGTATATAGCATTATTCAAAAATCAATTCGATATAAAGATTTTAGAAGATTGTTACAACTCAATACAAAATAGACAAGGTATGGAGTTGTTCTGTAAATCTATTAAAAAATAAAGGTTGATAGTATTCTATCAACCTTTATAAGCAAAGTAGTAAATTTAAATCTACAATGCATACTGTAAACCAACAGTAATAGTTTCCTTTCTCTCTAATTGAATACCATTTGGTTTTTGATATATAGGTGATGAAAATTCAAAACCTAAACGTAAATCTTTAAAGGTGCCTTTGCTAGCATAAAGATTAAATCCTAATCCTCCATTTAGATAGGTGCCTCCTGAATTTTGGGTATCTGCAGTTGTTACCATTATTGGATTCAAATTAAGGTTTACACCTCTTATTTCATCAACAAATAAACCTTGAATTCTTGCAGAAAAACTAATCCAATTTGTTGCTTTTACTGCAAACCAGTTGTTAAAACTTACTTGATTTCCAAATGCATACTCATCTGAATTTGTTCCAAAACGAAGTGTAGTGTTTAATTGACTTCCCCAAGAAAATGACTCTTTTTGTCCTAAATAAGTAACTCCTAAATTTGTGTCAAAAGTACCTGAGCCAATTTGCATAGGATAAGGTAGTAAGATTTCATTAGGAGAGCTCATAGGTGTTATATCCATTTCAGAAATACTTCCTATTGGCAAAGAAAAGGTAATATTACCATGAAAAGATTGCTGATTTTTATTCATGAATTTATAAATCATTCCTAACTTAACATCACCAAAACCTGATGAAGAAGTAGAAAAAGGAGTAACCACACCCATCATTCTCATTTGTAAATCCATGTCATTATTAATTATGCTAGCCATAGCTAATAAGGTAATTTTATCAGAAGGCGCATACATTGTGCCAAACATGTGCATTTGCATTGGCATTTTTAGTGGTGTAAACATGTATCCAGCATCATGAGCTGCATCATTAGAAATTGAATTAGATTCAGAAAGTAAACCTTCCATATTCATGTTCATAAATCTATAAGAAAACATCCAGCCACCTTTTCCATGATAATGATCTGCCATTACAGAAATTGGTGCATGTCCATCTGGTCTAGAACTAGACCAATTATTTTTTTCAATTTCTTGCGCTACTATTTGTTGACTTAAGAATACTAAGATTCCTAAACCAATTATTTTTATTGATTTCATCAATTTAATTTTTAATAAATAATTTATAAGTTGTTATATCAGAAATATTTCTGATAGGTAATCTTCGTTAAATTAATTAGCAAATTGGTGGATGAAATACGTTGTATGCGTTTAAATAAGTATATTGATTCTTATAAAAATGATTGACTTTTAACAAGTCATCAGAGAAGTTATTTTGTTTAATGTCTATAAACTTTACAAACCCAATAGGATATTCATCCATTTGAATTCTTAACGATTGATAATCTTTTTCTTGTTGCTCTTCTAATTTTTGCATCAATTGACATTTACCATTACAACTTAGTTCTGGTTTGTCTGTATTTATACAAAGTACTTTAGAAATGTAATCGTAGTTAATGGCATATTCTACAAAAGGCGCTATTGGTTTTAGCATAGCTACCAAGTATAGAAAAACAAGAAAAAGAGATGAAATTCTTTGAATCAAATCGATTATAAATTATGTAACAAAATTACATTTGAAGAATTTAATATAAAATTATTTTAACAAAAAAAACACCATTTATATATGGTGTTTTTTTGTCTGATTTAGATTTTTTTTATTTAAATCCGTTTAAACCTGTAATGTCTAAACCTGTAATAAGTAAATGAATATCATGTGTACCTTCATAAGTAACAACACTTTCTAAATTCATCATATGACGCATAATAGAATAATCACCAGAAATACCCATACCACCTAACATTTGTCTTGCTTCTCTAGCTACCTTTAAAGCCATTTCTACATTATTTCTTTTTGCCATAGAAATCTGTGCTGAAGTAGCTTTACCTTCATTTTTTAATGTACCAAGTCTCCAAGCTAATAGCTGAGCTTTGGTGATTTCTGTAATCATTTCAGCCAATTTCTTTTGTTGTAATTGAAACTGGGCAATAGGTTTACCAAATTGTTCACGCTCTTTTGCGTATCTCAAAGCAGTGTCATAACAATCCATTGCAGCACCAATTGCACCCCAAGAAATTCCATATCTAGCAGAATCTAAACAGCCTAAAGGTGCTCCTAAACCAGATTTGTTTGGTAATAAATTTTCTTTTGGAACTTTAACATTATCAAAAATAAGCTCACCAGTTGCAGAAGCACGTAAAGACCATTTATTATGTGTTTCTGGAGTAGAGAAACCCTCCATTCCACGTTCTACGATAAGGCCATGAATTCGACCTTCTTCATTTTTAGCCCAAACTACAGCAACATCACAAAAAGGAGCGTTTGAAATCCACATTTTAGCTCCATTTAATAAATAATGATCGCCTTTATCTTTAAAATTGGTTTCCATACCTCCAGGATTTGAACCATGATTTGGTTCAGTTAATCCAAAAGAACCCATCCATTCTCCAGAAGCTAATTTTGGTAAATATTTTTTGCGTTGTTCCTCATTTCCATAAGTAAAAATTGGGTACATCACTAAAGAAGATTGCACAGAAGCTGTAGAGCGAACTCCAGAATCTCCTCTTTCTATCTCTTGCATAATTAATCCATAAGAAATTTGGTCTAAACCAGCTCCACCAAATTCTTCTGGTATATAAGGTCCAAAAGCACCAATTTCTGCTAATCCATTAATAATTTGTTTTGGAAACTCTGCTCTTTGAGCATAATCTTCAATAATTGGAGAAACATCACGTTTTACCCATTCTCTAGCAGAATCACGAATTAGTTTGTGTTCTTCAGAAAGTAAATCATCTATATTATAATAATCTGGTGCTTGATATAAGTCTGGCTTCATCTCTAATTTGAATTTTTAAATGTGTAATATTTAACAAAAATATCAATATTTGTTTTATTTATAACAAATAAAATCAAAAATTACGCTGTGTTTAGCGTATATAAAAATACATAAAATTTAAAGTTACTTCAAAGAAACGTTTTAAAAGTTATTGTTTTCTGTTAAGTTTGTATTGATGAAGTATACCCTTGGCAAACAAGAAAGATTAAAAAGTAAAAAGCTTATAGAAAAGCTATACAAAGAAGGTAGTTCTGTAAAAGCGTTTCCATTAAGAATGGTTTTTTTACAAACAGAACATACTTCAGATTATCCTGCACAAATTGGCGTTTCTGTAGCAAAAAGAAACTTTAAAAAAGCACCAGATAGAAATCGACTGAAAAGGTTGATGCGTGAAAGTTATCGTCTTCAAAAGGAAATTGTTTACAACAATTTAGATGTTCCTTATGTTTTTATGATTTCGTATCTTGGGAAAGAAGAAAAGGATTATGAAGAAATTTATGCTAAAATGAATAAGTTATTGAATTTATTCATCAAACAGATACAAAATATACCCAATGAAGAACATGATTCGTAAACATAAAATAGCACTAATTCTATTGTTTTCTGTGCTGTTTTTATCATTTTCAGTTAAATCTAAATTTTTTGAAGTAGCCAAACAGATAGAAATTTATAATTCATTGTTTAAGGAATTGAACATGTATTATGTAGATGAAATTAATCCTGCAGATTTAACAGATAAAGCAATTAAAAATACGTTGAAGGATTTAGATCCTTACACCAACTTCTATAATGAGCAAGATGTAGAAGATGCAAAAATTAGAAGAGAAGGCGAATATGCAGGTATTGGTGTTTCTGTGTATTATACAGATAAAGGAATACAACTTAAAGAAATTTACAAAGGTTTTTCTGCAGATAAATCTGGTTTAAAAGCAGGGGATATCATTATTTCTGTTGATGGCCAATCTTTAAAAAATATGGAACGAGATGAACTTTCTATGTTTTTAAAAGGAACACCAAATACAAGAGTTAATGCTAAAGTTTTAAGACAGGGTCTAGTAATTGATAAGATTTTGGTTAGAGAAAAAGTTGAGGTGAATCCTGTACCTTACTATAAAATGATAGATGATGAAACTGGTTATATTACCTTAACTCGTTTTAACAATAAAGCATCATCAGAAGTTAAAAAAGCGTTTGTTGCCTTAAAGGAGAAAGGCATGAAAAAGCTGGTTTTCGATTTACGATCAAATCCTGGAGGTTCTTTATTAGAAGCAATTAATATTTCGAATTTTTTTATTCCAAAAGGTAAAACAATTGTTACCACAAAAGCTAAAATAAAGAAATGGAGTAATAATTACAGAGGCTCTAATGATGCTTTAGATTTAGAAATACCTATAGTTGTTTTAGTGAATGGCAGTTCAGCATCAGCATCAGAAATTGTTAGTGGTTCTTTACAAGATTATGACAGAGCAGTAATTATGGGTCAACGTTCTTTTGGAAAAGGATTAGTTCAACGTCAAAAAGAATTGACCTATGGTACACAATTAAAGCTAACGATATCTAAATATTATACACCAAGTGGAAGGTGTATTCAAGAATTAGATTACACCAATAGAGATTCTAAAACAGGAATTGTACCTAAATTTTCTGCAAGAGGAATTAATGCTTTTAAAACAGCTAATGGACGAACTGTTTATGATGGAGGAGGTATTATGCCAGATGTAGAAATTAAATTATCTGAAAAAACAGAAGCGACTAAAGCTCTAATTAGTTCTAAGGCTTTATTCAATTTTGCTACAGATTACTATTATCAGAATGAAAATATTGCAGATTCTGAGAGTTTTAATTTCACAAAAACTGATTTTAAAAATTTTGCAAAGTATTTAGAGAAAGATACTACGTTTTTAACTCCACAAGAAAAGTTGTTTGAAGAGGCATATAAATCGTCAAAAAAAAGTTTAATTTCTAAAGAATATGAAAGTTTAAAAAACAAATTAGTTGCTCAGAAATTAAGTGCTATTAAAAAGAACGAAGATATTTTGACTAGTTTGTTACAAGAAGAAATCTTATTAAAATATTATTACAAAGAAGGTGTTTATGAAAATCAACTTAAGAATGATGAGACTATTTCTGAGGCACTTAACTTATTAAAGAATCAACAAAAATATAACCAAATATTATCAGGCAAATAACTATATATTTGCAAGAGAAAATTTAGAATGTTACATACCAAAAATATAGAAAGAACAAGGGCTCAAGAGTCTACAAACGCAATTGAGAAGTTGTATATTTCAATGCGTCATTTATTTACAAGAGGGTTTTATAAACCTATGGGTGTTTCTGGTGAAACTTTACGTAAATCGTTATTGTTATTGCGTCCTGAAATTTATGGATCTATTGCAGAAGATAAAATTGAATTAGATGGTTTAGTTTATGTCATAGAAAGACTTCCTGAAGGAATAGAGCAATGTCAATTTATTAACCTTACAGCAGATGAAGGTTATAAGAATTCGCATTTTAAGGCTATAATTCCACCAAAGAGAAGAAGAAATTGCTATAGAATAGATAAAGATCAAATGAATATTGAAATTACCAGAGGTAGATCTGAGATTTATGATATTCTAACACATTTAACTTTTTTATTTATTGAATCGCATAAAATTCAAGAACGTGTCTCTATTAATGAAGGTGAAGATTTTACAAGAGAATGGCTTCACTTAGAGGATGTTGTTTTGCATAAAAAAGAAATATCTGAAGAAGAGAAAGAAGTAATTATTGTTCATTTAGGTAATATTTTAGGTAGAACTTTTGATGAGGTTTCTGCTACTTATAAAATATTTTCTACAGAAGAAAATCCGCATAAATTCTTTGGTTTAATTTATTGGTTAGGCAAATTAGCCATCAAAGAAGTTTTAGAAGGTAAGAAAAGAACAGTAACATTTAGCTCACTTTTAATAGAGGAAATTGGACATCATATATATGGTGAAATTTGGGCAAATGACATCAAACATATTTTAAAAGAATATCAGTTATTGCAAAGACCATTGCATATTATAAGTGCAAATATGCACAGTGTTTTGAATTCAATTTATGCAAAAGGAGCTTTGCCAAAAGAAGCAGAAAATCATAAAGAATTTGAGTTATATCAACTATTAAGTAATTCAGACAGCAAGCCATTGCAGAAAAAAGTAATGGATTATGCATCTAAAAACGGTTTGATTTATGTGAAAGATACATCTGGAACCAATATAAATGTTCAAATAATTGATACAGACAAAATAAATTTTGATGAATCTCCGTTTCAAAAACAGCATTCGTTAGAAGAAAAACCTGTGATTATAGTTATGGATTACGCTTTTGGTGAGCAAGCTTATGAAACTATGGATGAATTATTGAAACCTTATGAAGCAGCAAATGAGGATAAGGTTCATTTAGATGTAAAATCTATTTCAATAATGGGTAAAGCTGGTATTTTAGAAGGTGGTAAAGGAGATATTATGATTCCTTCTGCACATATTTTTGAAGGTACAGCAGATAATTATCCATTTAAAAATGAGTTAGACAAAGAAGATTTAGAGGGTTTTGGTGTAAAGGTTTTTGATGGTTCTATGATTTCTGTTTTAGGAACATCTTTACAGAATAAAGATTTATTAAAATTCTTTCATGACTCAACCTGGAATGTAATTGGTTTAGAGATGGAGGGTGCACACTATCAAAAAGCTATACAATCTGCCTCTAAAATTAGAGGAAATATTTCTGAGGATGTAAAAGTTAGATATGCATATTATGCATCTGATAATCCTTTAGAAACAGGAGCAACATTGGCTTCTGGAGGATTAGGTATGACAGGAGTAACACCTACTTATGCCATCACTCAAAGAATTTTAGAACAAATATTTTAAAATAAATTAGCTTCAATATAATATTATGTCAACCAATCAACAAAAAAACACCAACGAAGAAGAAGTAGATTTAGGATCTTTATTCGTAATTATTGGTAAAGGATTTAAAAACTTTTTCAATTTTATTGGTAGTATTTTTATAGGAATTTTTGATTTTTTAATCAATATTTTATTATTTCTGAAATCGAATATTATAAAAATTTCTGGAGCGCTAATTCTAGGTATTGTAATTGGTTTCTTTTTAGAAACGTCTAAGCCAGATGCTTTTGGGTCTGAAATGATACTTCAGCCAAATTTTAAAAGTACAAGACAACTTTATACTAATGTTAATTTTTATAATGATTTAGTAAAACAGAAAGATACAGCAACGCTTCAAAAAGTATTTAATATAGATAAAAATGCAGCTGCATCTTTAGAGAAATTTACAATTGAGCCTATTGTAATTGATAACGATATTATAAATGCTTATGATCAACTAGTGTTAGAGGTAGATACACTTACTATTAAAAGTTACGAATTTGAGTCTTTTAAAAATTCATTTACTGATTATGATTACAGTTATCATAAAATAAGTGTTATCGCAAAACAGAACAACATTTTTAATCAACTAGGTGAAGTTATTATTTCATCGGTTGAAGATAACAAGTATTTTGAGAGGTTTAAAAAGCTAACTAATGAAAACCTGAACAGAAAAGATTCTTTATATCGTGAAAATTTAAATCAATTAGATTCCTTAAGAAGGGTGTACATGCAGGTTATGTTAGAGGAAGCTAAAAACGAAAAAGCAGGTACAAGTATAGATCTAGGTTCCAACAATAAGAGATCTACAAGTGAGCTAGAACTGTTTAATACTAACAGAAGGTTAAATGTAGATTTAGAGGAAATTTCTGAAGAGAAATCTAGAAATTATAATGTTGTTAATGTAATTTCTAATTTTCAACCTA belongs to Polaribacter dokdonensis and includes:
- a CDS encoding TolC family protein — its product is MKLNRYSIIVGLLLLSLNGFAQEILTKERALEITLENNFGIKIAKNNLEIAENNTSIYNSGKLPTATLNSGANYSRNNQSLTFTDRDTGNDSEISGNGVVAKTYNASLGVNYTIFDGFGRKYNVEQLKQTYNLTELQARETIENTYLQLFTTYFQIARLSENTDNLAEALTISKQRLQRAQYQYDYGQSTKLEFLNAQVDVNNDSISLIAAKQQLNNAKRGLNVILGKETATNFSVETNVEYNNMLSFEDLKIKTMQNNSLLKQNEQNIAISEFNVKINKATYLPSLNFNASYGYNRTRNENLINPFGAKLITSDGLNAGLNLTWNIFDGGSTKTRVANAKIALDNQQILLEQQKLNIENNLKNTWENYKNQLFILSAQEQNVQSNQNNFDRTQERFKLGQISSVEFRQAQINLINAKTALNNAKFDAKLIELQLLQLSGDILNVKL
- a CDS encoding Crp/Fnr family transcriptional regulator, with product MSEFNTKLISNFGYLFEDALLKEIEEVGIYKTVPKNEIIIDIEDNIKAMPLLLNGAIKILREDEKGDELVLYYLEKGDTCAITLSCCLGKTKSKIRAVSETDIELIMIPKEKMAEWLSNYNSWQSFILHSYHSRVDELLEAIDTIAFLKMDERLFKYLKDKAMVTSDDRIYTTHKEISEDLHTSRVVISRLLKKLENEGKIQLFRNSIKMLEL
- the trxA gene encoding thioredoxin produces the protein MSSFTDIINQDKPVLVDFFAEWCGPCKMMSPILKEVKSDLKDKISIIKIDVDKNQSLAAKFQVRGVPTFMLFKDGKQVWRQSAMLQKHDLIAVIKQYS
- a CDS encoding methyltransferase domain-containing protein; this translates as MIFNEDFWDNKYKTNKTGWDLGQVSPPLKTYFDQLTNKELKILIPGGGNSYEAEYLLNTSFTNVYVVDISKLALENLKKRVPNFPSSNLIHQNFFDLELKFDLIIEQTFFCALDPNLRKNYVHKMHSLLNENGKLVGLLFDAKLNEDHPPFGGDKKEYIALFKNQFDIKILEDCYNSIQNRQGMELFCKSIKK
- a CDS encoding alpha-amylase encodes the protein MKSIKIIGLGILVFLSQQIVAQEIEKNNWSSSRPDGHAPISVMADHYHGKGGWMFSYRFMNMNMEGLLSESNSISNDAAHDAGYMFTPLKMPMQMHMFGTMYAPSDKITLLAMASIINNDMDLQMRMMGVVTPFSTSSSGFGDVKLGMIYKFMNKNQQSFHGNITFSLPIGSISEMDITPMSSPNEILLPYPMQIGSGTFDTNLGVTYLGQKESFSWGSQLNTTLRFGTNSDEYAFGNQVSFNNWFAVKATNWISFSARIQGLFVDEIRGVNLNLNPIMVTTADTQNSGGTYLNGGLGFNLYASKGTFKDLRLGFEFSSPIYQKPNGIQLERKETITVGLQYAL
- a CDS encoding acyl-CoA dehydrogenase family protein; amino-acid sequence: MKPDLYQAPDYYNIDDLLSEEHKLIRDSAREWVKRDVSPIIEDYAQRAEFPKQIINGLAEIGAFGPYIPEEFGGAGLDQISYGLIMQEIERGDSGVRSTASVQSSLVMYPIFTYGNEEQRKKYLPKLASGEWMGSFGLTEPNHGSNPGGMETNFKDKGDHYLLNGAKMWISNAPFCDVAVVWAKNEEGRIHGLIVERGMEGFSTPETHNKWSLRASATGELIFDNVKVPKENLLPNKSGLGAPLGCLDSARYGISWGAIGAAMDCYDTALRYAKEREQFGKPIAQFQLQQKKLAEMITEITKAQLLAWRLGTLKNEGKATSAQISMAKRNNVEMALKVAREARQMLGGMGISGDYSIMRHMMNLESVVTYEGTHDIHLLITGLDITGLNGFK
- the rnpA gene encoding ribonuclease P protein component, coding for MKYTLGKQERLKSKKLIEKLYKEGSSVKAFPLRMVFLQTEHTSDYPAQIGVSVAKRNFKKAPDRNRLKRLMRESYRLQKEIVYNNLDVPYVFMISYLGKEEKDYEEIYAKMNKLLNLFIKQIQNIPNEEHDS
- a CDS encoding S41 family peptidase → MKNMIRKHKIALILLFSVLFLSFSVKSKFFEVAKQIEIYNSLFKELNMYYVDEINPADLTDKAIKNTLKDLDPYTNFYNEQDVEDAKIRREGEYAGIGVSVYYTDKGIQLKEIYKGFSADKSGLKAGDIIISVDGQSLKNMERDELSMFLKGTPNTRVNAKVLRQGLVIDKILVREKVEVNPVPYYKMIDDETGYITLTRFNNKASSEVKKAFVALKEKGMKKLVFDLRSNPGGSLLEAINISNFFIPKGKTIVTTKAKIKKWSNNYRGSNDALDLEIPIVVLVNGSSASASEIVSGSLQDYDRAVIMGQRSFGKGLVQRQKELTYGTQLKLTISKYYTPSGRCIQELDYTNRDSKTGIVPKFSARGINAFKTANGRTVYDGGGIMPDVEIKLSEKTEATKALISSKALFNFATDYYYQNENIADSESFNFTKTDFKNFAKYLEKDTTFLTPQEKLFEEAYKSSKKSLISKEYESLKNKLVAQKLSAIKKNEDILTSLLQEEILLKYYYKEGVYENQLKNDETISEALNLLKNQQKYNQILSGK
- a CDS encoding DUF6909 family protein, which encodes MLHTKNIERTRAQESTNAIEKLYISMRHLFTRGFYKPMGVSGETLRKSLLLLRPEIYGSIAEDKIELDGLVYVIERLPEGIEQCQFINLTADEGYKNSHFKAIIPPKRRRNCYRIDKDQMNIEITRGRSEIYDILTHLTFLFIESHKIQERVSINEGEDFTREWLHLEDVVLHKKEISEEEKEVIIVHLGNILGRTFDEVSATYKIFSTEENPHKFFGLIYWLGKLAIKEVLEGKKRTVTFSSLLIEEIGHHIYGEIWANDIKHILKEYQLLQRPLHIISANMHSVLNSIYAKGALPKEAENHKEFELYQLLSNSDSKPLQKKVMDYASKNGLIYVKDTSGTNINVQIIDTDKINFDESPFQKQHSLEEKPVIIVMDYAFGEQAYETMDELLKPYEAANEDKVHLDVKSISIMGKAGILEGGKGDIMIPSAHIFEGTADNYPFKNELDKEDLEGFGVKVFDGSMISVLGTSLQNKDLLKFFHDSTWNVIGLEMEGAHYQKAIQSASKIRGNISEDVKVRYAYYASDNPLETGATLASGGLGMTGVTPTYAITQRILEQIF